The Procambarus clarkii isolate CNS0578487 chromosome 37, FALCON_Pclarkii_2.0, whole genome shotgun sequence nucleotide sequence ttcactgtgacatttagagcaagggggccaggactggagtaaatgtaggttgtatcgtcagcaaatagaattggcttgaggtgttgggaggcatttggaaggtcattaatgtagatgagtgttacgaccctgggttctttagtggaaaccagaggtcaaaattgagttattaaactttcctatagtatagttgaatgcatcacgagctgaaattgtttgtatcttccctgccagacgtaagactattcttgtttctcaaagagcagttaaagactgagcttggggttgattattaaataataacataggcaccaactatgtttactaaaactttctaatcatttgtaaagtaaacctgtgtaaacttggtatagggccgcggtacgattagttgagcagtctgccggcagcgagccagctgggcgggaaggagactgagactcgctcttcttctggctggcgttcgtggggacgagacctactctgtggctgcacccctactctcctcccttctcctcttacttatttcccttatcttaagttcctgtaccattaagctaagtatggtgttttaagtgtacctactctggtagtaacgattggtgagacctgggggtagtatttgccagtgttttgggtacccctaagtgttgtgttttgtattagggtaccacgtggtctcactaccctaagctgcatccagcttcagtgcttatccagtagtactttaccctagcttgttctctgtgtaaaccttgtatcctgcctacgtggaccaaggcttttaacgtaagatagtgtggtaaagtaattattattattgttattggtgtgagtgtatatgggggttgttaaggggttaataaataagtaaattaattaatttacattaactagaacagagtatcccttcttcctgtgtgggagtgagtagtgaataaggagacgaattgaggtaaaaaaatttcagaaacggttgggcacttccatgccgacttgaccctggcgggccagatcgtccatccctcttgttttaggtggttaggttagggcacagtcagcgcgctcctggctggctggcggtggtggggtggtggtcccccctggggtcccgggggagacaaccacccagggtgtacctgaggaactggtgccctatcctaacctgtttttttgcacgattcgtctcgagcttttaagatgagtctagggcctcaggaagggggtctctacttatgagaggtataccgaggatgaatgttcaatagttggaaaccaaaaaatacactggtgaaaggcatataaacgtttttggagtattttaatggcatgagcaaaaatgcacgatttgtcccgggggtgttacgagagtactacggtatcaatttgggggcccttacttttgaatggatcagagggtgaatgttcaatagattcaaaccaagaaacgcagttgaaagcgaatatagaagtttttggagtactttaatgaggctatgactgaatagtatagggagcccttgggcacagctccattttctgtaatggtcagaggtggataaccccagtgggggtcaagcatacaagggggggtcaagattccttacaaagaccattttggatatataggtgtagtaagccttatcttgaatttgcatgatactgtggggtacattgacatgaagggcgagtcatagaacaggatctgcatgtgagatgggtcatattggggttttaaagaagttaagatagctttaaagagtcctgtgtgcttgatagtggggaaatgttcagtcaataattctcgtgttttgaatctgaatgaggggtcctagtttgcgttctagtcgtaaaatgagttccttagtatatttgctatggaaaatgagctttcagtactctatataatttgaaatgaggtcaagaaagacatgtttatgtgcgagaagagtcaggttggaaactgtttattccagtcatccccccctcggcattgctccgttttctgtagctaaagtaaagattccattttctgtggtattcagttgaatactggtgaaaaaggcatacttgcatttgtatggttctaacctgtttatagattttatagatatatttttcgggcctcaaattagattttaatatgaaaaatagcatcaaatgtatgtctatcttttgtaataaacgttacaagcattaacaatacctgtgatatttcatagaatacaaaaagaagtttaaatagtgggccctcagccatattgtgttgggtttgacactccaaacattaatttgacactcgtaaatatactataaaggaaagtagttgagttgtttaagcaatttaatacgtactgggaatctgttcgtattctgtattaaatttcattttttaacataatagttttcagctattgtggtgggggcccaataacttcatatagcgcaacgactggcgctatctgtacttagtcccccctaaacttaaaactgttgcacaatcttacttaaacacattgctaaactcttatacacaaacaaaaactcaatttttaacttacacaaataaacccagggctttcacagttgcacaaatcttacttaaacacattgctaaactcttatacacaaacaaaaactcaatttttaacttacacaaataaacccagggctttcacattcgcgcaaaatacttagtcccccctaaacttaaaacagttgcacaatcttacttaaacacattgctaaactcttatacacaaacaaaaactcaatttttaacttacacaaataaacccagggctttcacattcgcgcaaaatacttagtcccccctaaacttaaaacagttgcacaatcttacttaaacacattgctaaactcttatacacaagcaaaaactcaatttttaacttacacaaataaacccagggctttcacattcgcgcaaaatacttagtcccccctaaacttaaaacagttgcacaatcttacttaaacacattgctaaactcttatacacaaacaaaaactcaatttttaacttacacaaataaacccagggctttcacattcgcgcaaaatacttagtcccccctaaacttgaacactcacaatcttacggtgcttaatttccaaagccttccaaacctgcactgggtcctgcccagctgactgcggctggatggattacaattgagccaaaaacagttggtcagggcgagatacggcctcatttttagagacatttactatagcaaaagcttgaacgtcgaaaactgaatgcgggcctgcacgagagttgttcttggcactcgaatgtttagagattaaaatacatagaatctgcaagagcccaccccAAGTCGCTTACGCGGataatagacatgtttttcgcccaaatgtatttatttaaaataatacatcagatagaaagagtttcgcattgctattatatttaccttataaagcctctttataaaaatgatatgccactgcgtattatgattgttttataataaatattgcataaatacttacacgatttcataaacaaaaaaaaaacttttaatgagCCATGGTTGGAAGGCTTTATCGTTACAGTAAATGCAAACTTTTAaaactaattaaaaatatatatctcatagaggaagatttattcttcaggatatatattatttattaattaagagtttcattctgtataaaaaaaaaagttgccaatattttcaaaactctggccacaattttttttttataaaggttttccaagggagtaaatcttgcttcctctctttctcccaaatgtttcctcatttgcacaggagcagagcaaccttcgtgcgggccctggttcagttccccaacgtccgagctaatggacattacaaatttcactaaatgatgcagtatcttagctgtctctctaattataaaggtgttaatcttttttttttttaacctttgagtgctaggtctcaaaaaaggttctttacctcagaaagaaagagagagagagagagattctatttttgtccatattcgagcggaatgttgaacaaccttcgtgcgggtcctggttcagttccccaacgtccgagatattggacattacaaatttcactaaatgattcattatcttagcagcctctctaattataaagttgttaatcttttttataacctttgagtgctagttctcaaaaggttctttacctcagaaagagagagagagagagattctatttttgtccatattcgagcggaatgttgagcaaccttcgtgcaggacccggttcagttccccaacgtccgagctattgcacatagcaaatttctctaaatgaggcagtatctcgcccccaccccccggatcaatgattttagggcagtaaataagcaattgcaatctaatcccccccccccccaaaaaaaatactgTTCATGAAAATGTGAGCTTATTTATACTAATTTATGAATATAAAAAAACAACTCGACATTTGtacaatttttatttacataaataaattagtCTCTATGCCTTTTTTGTCTTCTTAGGAAATAATCGGTCGAAGGACATGCGAAATGGTGCATCTGCAAATGGGGCAGTTTCTCATAGATACAAGACAATTACTGCATGTTACCATATGTCTGCAGGGCAGCAGTACGACACTCAACGCATTGTTAAAGCAcaccttacacaaaatatcagcaGCCCAAGACGTTGGCGTAGATGTGTTCATCACAGTTTCAACATGGGATGTCGCATCAAAGTCTGTGGCCTCTTCACCAGTTTCAACATCCATTTCATTAGCGACTATAGTCGTCTCTTccgcctctgtttcaacaggagAAGGCAAAGCCCGCAAACCAAGATTAGTGCTCATGAACCCGCTCATTGATCCAACAACGTCGACATCCATTTCATTAGCTGTGGCGACTGTTTCCATGTCAGAGGGCGCGGATTGCCATTCCAGATTCGCAGGCTCTACCCTACCTTCCACATCCTCATGATGAATTCCCCTTAAACCCATTTCGGCTTTAGTGCTCTCTTGCATATACCACAACATTAATTCTATACATCTGGCCTCTGTAACAAACGGTAATAAATCTTTGGTGCTTTTGAGATATAGCCTTAAGGCAGGTCTCACACAGACATCAGGAAATCCAAAATGTTCAATTAATGCTGGGAAAAAACCCAAACCTTCCATCAGACCAGTTAAAAGATGTTCATCTATGGGTTTTATAGTTCGACGCTGCGAAGATTCTCTAGCATTCTTAATGAACTGTGCATCATTTTTAATGTTGACAAAGGTGCACTCAGGATACCATTGCGCGTGCAGTGTCCAAGGGTCGTCAGCGGGTTCCCAATTACGAAAACCATTCCCACAGAAAAAGCAGCGCATGTGGTCACTTAGGCCtgtaaatttaagaaaaaaaatattcccattcattattattattatagctcaCATCCGGCAATGTTGtaatacaaaaacacacacacgcacacacacacacacacacacacacacacacacacacacacacacttcccgggaccaaagagccagagctccacccctgcaagcacaattgggggagtaaacacacttttttttcagatatatacaagagttgttacattcttgtacggcctagcat carries:
- the LOC123757415 gene encoding baculoviral IAP repeat-containing protein 8-like — its product is MTGDDLQVLGVIPYAKPRYPGLATYKQRLETFDLSWTGCVKQTSHELAESGFFFCGLSDHMRCFFCGNGFRNWEPADDPWTLHAQWYPECTFVNIKNDAQFIKNARESSQRRTIKPIDEHLLTGLMEGLGFFPALIEHFGFPDVCVRPALRLYLKSTKDLLPFVTEARCIELMLWYMQESTKAEMGLRGIHHEDVEGRVEPANLEWQSAPSDMETVATANEMDVDVVGSMSGFMSTNLGLRALPSPVETEAEETTIVANEMDVETGEEATDFDATSHVETVMNTSTPTSWAADILCKVCFNNALSVVLLPCRHMVTCSNCLVSMRNCPICRCTISHVLRPIIS